CACGTGAAGCAAGTGCGCGAGCGCCTTATTGCACAGGGTAAGGACGGTAACGGGCTGTTGGTCAGGGAAAAAACCGGATCCAGCGGTAAGTCCGCCGACGACTCCGATCCCGATCGCCTGAAGCCCGGCTCGTCGAGCACTGACCGCGAAGTGGAGTATGCGCACGGACGCGAGCAAGAAGAGATCGTGCAGGCGCCTGGGCGTATTGAGCGAATTTCCGTGGGCATCGTGGTGCCAGACGCCATGCCTTCGGGCGAGTTGTCCAAACTATCGGATGTGGTCTCCGCGGGTCTGGGCCTGGATCCGAATCGGGGCGACAAGGTGGATATCGCATCCATCGCGCCGCCGGTGACCCTGGCGAACGACAAGCCTCATGTGGCGAGCACGAACGGATCCTCGGCCGAGACCTCGTCGGTGGACGATACCGATGGTGCGCAGCAAGCCCGGGGTGACGCCATGCGTGTGAGTCGCATGCCTACCTGGGCCTATCTCGCCCTTGGCGCGGGAGCGTTCCTGCTGGTCGCGCTGTGGATGGCCTTTAGCACGCGCCCCCGCCCCCGCCGGCTTACCGCGCCGGAACGCGAAGAGGCGCTCCAGCGACTCCGTCAGTGGATTTCCACGGCTGAGGTGAAGTCGTGAATGCAGCGGGCATGCGCAAGGCGGCGGTTTATCTGGCGTCGCTGCATCCAACGGATCGACGCTGGTTGTTGGCGCAGTTGCCCGTGGCGTCGGCGCAACAGTTGTGGGCGCTTGCCGAAGAAGCAGAGCCTCTGGTTCGCGCGATGCCTGAATCGCTGCACGCGCTGTTGGCGGAGCAGGATCAGCACGATGCTATTGAAGTGCCCACGCCAGACCTTTTGATCGGAGCAATCAATACGCTCGATGAACCATGGGCGGCGCGGATGATCGCCGGTGCTGCGCGGGATCACGCGGAAATCTATCTCGCCGCCTGTTTCCGGCAGCGCGCCATCGGCATACGCAGCGAACTGATGACGTTGCCGCAGAAGTTTCCCGCGGCACTGGCGCAGTGTCTTGCTGAGGAGCTGTCCTTGATGGCCAATCAGGCTGAGGCGGCATCCGCATGATCCGCCGTTTGTCCGATGCCATGGGTGCAGATAGCGCCATGCCCTATCTGCCCACGCAGGTTGCGTCTTCCGCAATGCCGGAAGTGGCGCCCGCAGACACCAAGGCTTATAGCGACGGCTACCGCGAGGGATTCGAGGCGGGCGATGAAGATAGTCGGCGCGAAGCCGAAGCAAGATTGGCTGCGATCGAGAATGAGCTGCGCGGTCGATTCGAAACGGCTGAGTCATTGCTACATGCCGAGCGCGAGCGCCTGTCCGTCCTTCTGGAGCGGCTGGCAGAGTCCGAAGCCCAGCGTGTGATGGCGATGGAGGCCGCAGCCTTCGAGATCGCCTTGCTTTGCATTTCAAAAGCGTTTGGCGAGCGTGATGGCGATCAGGCGCTTATCGGCCGCCTGGTCTCCGGCATGGTGCAGGAATTTCGTTCGGACGCTGTGCGTCTGC
This genomic window from Dyella terrae contains:
- a CDS encoding FliH/SctL family protein — its product is MIRRLSDAMGADSAMPYLPTQVASSAMPEVAPADTKAYSDGYREGFEAGDEDSRREAEARLAAIENELRGRFETAESLLHAERERLSVLLERLAESEAQRVMAMEAAAFEIALLCISKAFGERDGDQALIGRLVSGMVQEFRSDAVRLQVADSDRQLLPEQIDGMAIESDPAMSPGSCALVTQRGRIETSIAERLTTIHQAMVDSLQGAGP